Proteins encoded by one window of Vidua macroura isolate BioBank_ID:100142 unplaced genomic scaffold, ASM2450914v1 whyUn_scaffold_150, whole genome shotgun sequence:
- the CD37 gene encoding leukocyte antigen CD37 isoform X3, whose product MSPKSCLGCTKCFLFLLNLFFFFLGILLLAFSFWVLFDRQSFAAVLGSPLVSLRVWSYGFSGVGIVTMLLGFLGCLGALKEVKVMLGLYFGLLLLLFAAQITVAIIVYTQRAALATKVATYAEELIWGYPAQGPPGDPHESWDAVQQQLSCCGWKGPQDWHHDDDTTRDKDRARAIACSCLRAPNSTHSTPWMLPHGRCPTAAPQDIFPRLSLLMLSMFLVRNLDSHYEKLLRGL is encoded by the exons ATGAGCCCCAAAAGCTGCCTCGGCTGCACCAAgtgcttcctcttcctcctcaacCTCTTCTTCTTC ttccTGGGCATCCTCCTCCTCGCCTTCAGCTTTTGGGTCCTCTTCGATCGGCAGAGCTTCGCCGCCGTGCTGG GGTCACCGCTGGTCAGCCTGAGGGTCTGGTCTTATGGCTTCTCTGGGGTCGGCATCGTCACCATGCTCCTGGGATTCCTGGGGTGCCTGGGGGCCCTCAAGGAGGTCAAGGTCATGCTGGGGCTG TATTttgggctcctgctgctgctcttcgCTGCCCAGATCACGGTGGCCATCATCGTCTACACGCAGCGCGCCGCT CTGGCTACAAAAGTGGCCACCTACGCAGAGGAGCTGATCTGGGGCTACCCGGCCCAGGGACCACCTGGGGACCCCCACGAGAGCTGGGACGCTGTCCAGCAGCAG ctcagctgctgtggctggaaaGGACCCCAGGACTGGCACCACGATGATGACACCACCAGGGACAAAGACAGGGCCAGGGCCATcgcctgctcctgcctcaggGCACCCaacagcacccacagcaccccatgGATGCTCCCCCATGGCCgctgccccacagctgccccccAGGACATCTTCCCCAGG ctctccctgctgatgCTGTCGATGTTCCTGGTCCGGAACCTGGACTCCCACTACGAGAAGCTGCTGCGGGGGCTCTGA
- the CD37 gene encoding leukocyte antigen CD37 isoform X1 → MSPKSCLGCTKCFLFLLNLFFFFLGILLLAFSFWVLFDRQSFAAVLGSPLVSLRVWSYGFSGVGIVTMLLGFLGCLGALKEVKVMLGLYFGLLLLLFAAQITVAIIVYTQRAALATKVATYAEELIWGYPAQGPPGDPHESWDAVQQQLSCCGWKGPQDWHHDDDTTRDKDRARAIACSCLRAPNSTHSTPWMLPHGRCPTAAPQDIFPRGCKERVQTWLAGNLVTIVGVCIGIGLGELSLLMLSMFLVRNLDSHYEKLLRGL, encoded by the exons ATGAGCCCCAAAAGCTGCCTCGGCTGCACCAAgtgcttcctcttcctcctcaacCTCTTCTTCTTC ttccTGGGCATCCTCCTCCTCGCCTTCAGCTTTTGGGTCCTCTTCGATCGGCAGAGCTTCGCCGCCGTGCTGG GGTCACCGCTGGTCAGCCTGAGGGTCTGGTCTTATGGCTTCTCTGGGGTCGGCATCGTCACCATGCTCCTGGGATTCCTGGGGTGCCTGGGGGCCCTCAAGGAGGTCAAGGTCATGCTGGGGCTG TATTttgggctcctgctgctgctcttcgCTGCCCAGATCACGGTGGCCATCATCGTCTACACGCAGCGCGCCGCT CTGGCTACAAAAGTGGCCACCTACGCAGAGGAGCTGATCTGGGGCTACCCGGCCCAGGGACCACCTGGGGACCCCCACGAGAGCTGGGACGCTGTCCAGCAGCAG ctcagctgctgtggctggaaaGGACCCCAGGACTGGCACCACGATGATGACACCACCAGGGACAAAGACAGGGCCAGGGCCATcgcctgctcctgcctcaggGCACCCaacagcacccacagcaccccatgGATGCTCCCCCATGGCCgctgccccacagctgccccccAGGACATCTTCCCCAGG GGCTGCAAGGAGAGAGTCCAGACCTGGTTGGCCGGAAACCTGGTCACCATCGTGGGGGTTTGCATAGGCATCGGACTGGGGGAG ctctccctgctgatgCTGTCGATGTTCCTGGTCCGGAACCTGGACTCCCACTACGAGAAGCTGCTGCGGGGGCTCTGA
- the CD37 gene encoding leukocyte antigen CD37 isoform X2, which translates to MSPKSCLGCTKCFLFLLNLFFFFLGILLLAFSFWVLFDRQSFAAVLGSPLVSLRVWSYGFSGVGIVTMLLGFLGCLGALKEVKVMLGLLATKVATYAEELIWGYPAQGPPGDPHESWDAVQQQLSCCGWKGPQDWHHDDDTTRDKDRARAIACSCLRAPNSTHSTPWMLPHGRCPTAAPQDIFPRGCKERVQTWLAGNLVTIVGVCIGIGLGELSLLMLSMFLVRNLDSHYEKLLRGL; encoded by the exons ATGAGCCCCAAAAGCTGCCTCGGCTGCACCAAgtgcttcctcttcctcctcaacCTCTTCTTCTTC ttccTGGGCATCCTCCTCCTCGCCTTCAGCTTTTGGGTCCTCTTCGATCGGCAGAGCTTCGCCGCCGTGCTGG GGTCACCGCTGGTCAGCCTGAGGGTCTGGTCTTATGGCTTCTCTGGGGTCGGCATCGTCACCATGCTCCTGGGATTCCTGGGGTGCCTGGGGGCCCTCAAGGAGGTCAAGGTCATGCTGGGGCTG CTGGCTACAAAAGTGGCCACCTACGCAGAGGAGCTGATCTGGGGCTACCCGGCCCAGGGACCACCTGGGGACCCCCACGAGAGCTGGGACGCTGTCCAGCAGCAG ctcagctgctgtggctggaaaGGACCCCAGGACTGGCACCACGATGATGACACCACCAGGGACAAAGACAGGGCCAGGGCCATcgcctgctcctgcctcaggGCACCCaacagcacccacagcaccccatgGATGCTCCCCCATGGCCgctgccccacagctgccccccAGGACATCTTCCCCAGG GGCTGCAAGGAGAGAGTCCAGACCTGGTTGGCCGGAAACCTGGTCACCATCGTGGGGGTTTGCATAGGCATCGGACTGGGGGAG ctctccctgctgatgCTGTCGATGTTCCTGGTCCGGAACCTGGACTCCCACTACGAGAAGCTGCTGCGGGGGCTCTGA
- the KASH5 gene encoding protein KASH5, with protein sequence MAAEVPCAPGAVIPPSAPAESGCSDEFALDCTFAACDPERTGMVQPQQVVEYVAAMTGHSGHDGRLQALRRALDPAAAGTALDWTRFRMAMGAWIAACRQDGAEEQDMATGDTGPVPVEDDGHASPAAAELQGDNTDITTHSAEAAGLRSRARQLAAQNAKLQRDAELAEELNARLAEEIAQLQTQLRSSRQALEQARVAVDELDDMKAVVKRLEEENTELRRQARHTEKEQRSLCSQAECLQEENQRLLAEGQGLREQIQAQVARMDSLEAQLCRGTALLSARDAALAQAGQRAQELTASLEEYERMVQELRLETTRLRQQLGQLRDAWAMRPWCPRGQLDIQATAATASPGTGDKEEEEEEDTGTVVSGGGGLVWSSEEVAKAVAPQAPLSPWTPLSPWALVLLALLALLYLLPCQWPQLQLHYRSPPPL encoded by the exons ATGGCTGCAGAAGTTCCCTGCGCCCCGGGCGCCGTCATCCCCCCGTCAG cccctgccgAGAGCGGCTGCTCGGACGAGTTTGCCCTGGACTGCACCTTCGCTGCCTGCGACCCTGAGCGTACAG GGATGGTGCAGCCGCAGCAGGTGGTGGAGTATGTGGCAGCGATGACGGGGCACAGCGGGCACGATGGGCGGCTGCAGGCACTGCGGCGAGCGCTGGACCCTGCGGCCGCAGGCACAGCGCTGGACTGGACCCGATTCCGCATGGCCATGGGCGCCTGGATCGCAGCGTGCCGGCAGGATGG ggctgaggagcaggacaTGGCAACTGGTGACACTGGACCAGTGCCAGTAG AGGACGACGGACATGCATCCCCAGCAGCCGCTGAGCTCCAGGGTGACAACACGGACATCACCACCCA CAGCGCTGAGGCTGCGGGGCTGCGGAGCCGTGCCCGGCAACTGGCGGCCCAGAACGCCAAACTGCAGCGGGATGCGGAGCTGGCCGAGGAGCTCAACGCCCGCCTGGCTGAGGAGATTGCACAGCTCCAGACGCAGCTGCGAAG CAGCCGGCAGGCGCTGGAGCAGGCCAGGGTGGCCGTCGATGAGCTGGACGACATGAAGGCCGTGGTGAAGCGGCTCGAGGAGGAGAACACCGAGCTCCGGCGGCAGGCACGGCACACG gagaaggagcagcgCAGTCTGTGCTCGCAGGCCGAGTGTCTACAGGAGGAG AACCAGCGGCTCCTCGCTGAGGGCCAGGGACTGCGGGAGCAGATCCAGGCGCAGGTGGCCCGGATGGACAGCCTGGAG gcccagctctgccgtggcactgccctgctctctgcccggGATGCAGCCCTTGCCCAG GCAGGGCAGCGGGCGCAGGAGCTAACAGCATCACTGGAGGAGTACGAGCGGATGGTGCAG GAATTGCGTCTGGAGACAACGCGGCTGCGGCAGCAGCTGGGCCAGCTGCGGGATGCCTGGGCCAT GCGCCCGTGGTGCCCGCGTGGCCAGCTGGACATCCAGGCCACAGCGGCGACAGCGAGCCCG gggacaggggacaaggaggaggaggaggaggaggacacagggacagtggtGTCCGGAGGAGGAGGCCTGGTGTGGAGCAGTGAGGAGGTGGCCAAGGCAGTGGCCCCGCAGGCGCCATTGTCACCGTGGACGCCGCTGTCACCatgggctctggtgctgctggcactgctggccctgctctaCCTCTTGCCCTGCCAGtggccccagctccagctgcactACCGGAGCCCCCCGCCCCTGTGA